The following are encoded in a window of Amphibacillus xylanus NBRC 15112 genomic DNA:
- a CDS encoding glycoside hydrolase family 1 protein, with protein sequence MTSQQQFPDGFLWGGATAANQIEGASNEGGKGPNIADVLPGGKIRLKILTEPGFDFKMDTEKYRYPNHEAIDFYHRYKEDIALFAEMGFKAFRLSIAWSRIFPNGDETEPNQEGIDFYHRVFDELIKHNIEPVVTISHYEMPLHLVTEYGGWRNRKVIKFFERYVTAIFTAYKDKVKYWMTFNEINSALVMPIMSLGFSRLEDEKANEQAVFQGFHHQFVASSIATKIGHELIPDSKIGCMIIYTPVYPYDCHPNNVLDALEKEQLFNYFCADVHVRGEYPSFIHRYFKKHDINVEMEPGDLELIKKYPVDYLALSYYMSRTETADYSGMEKSSGNIITGVKNPHLKASDWGWEIDPVGLRISLKNLYDRYRIPLFVVENGLGAFDKVEKDGTIQDDYRIDYLREHIIAIREAIADGVEVMGYTSWGCIDLVSASTGEYSKRYGYIYVDKHDDGSGTMERKKKASFYWYKKVIETNGQEL encoded by the coding sequence ATGACAAGTCAGCAACAGTTTCCAGATGGTTTTCTCTGGGGAGGTGCAACAGCTGCAAACCAAATCGAAGGAGCATCAAATGAAGGTGGTAAGGGACCGAATATTGCTGATGTTTTGCCAGGAGGGAAAATTCGACTTAAGATTTTGACAGAACCTGGTTTTGACTTCAAGATGGATACTGAAAAATATCGTTATCCAAATCATGAAGCAATTGATTTTTACCATCGATACAAAGAAGATATTGCCCTGTTTGCGGAAATGGGCTTTAAAGCATTTCGTTTGTCGATTGCTTGGTCACGTATTTTTCCTAATGGTGATGAGACAGAACCAAATCAAGAAGGAATCGATTTCTACCATCGTGTCTTTGATGAACTGATCAAACATAATATTGAACCAGTTGTCACGATTTCACATTATGAAATGCCACTTCATTTAGTTACTGAGTACGGTGGATGGCGTAATCGTAAGGTAATTAAGTTTTTCGAGCGGTATGTAACTGCTATTTTTACAGCATATAAAGATAAAGTTAAGTATTGGATGACATTTAATGAAATTAATAGTGCGCTCGTCATGCCGATTATGAGCTTAGGCTTCTCAAGACTAGAAGATGAAAAAGCAAATGAACAAGCCGTTTTCCAAGGTTTTCATCATCAATTTGTTGCAAGTAGTATAGCGACTAAAATCGGACACGAGCTTATCCCTGATTCGAAAATTGGCTGTATGATTATTTATACTCCTGTTTATCCGTATGATTGTCATCCAAACAACGTATTAGATGCACTTGAGAAAGAGCAGCTCTTTAACTATTTTTGTGCAGATGTTCATGTTAGAGGTGAATATCCAAGCTTTATTCATCGCTATTTTAAGAAGCATGATATAAATGTAGAGATGGAGCCAGGAGATCTTGAGTTAATCAAAAAGTATCCTGTTGATTATTTAGCACTGAGTTACTATATGTCACGAACTGAAACAGCAGATTATTCAGGAATGGAGAAGTCAAGTGGAAACATCATTACAGGTGTTAAGAACCCACATTTAAAGGCAAGTGATTGGGGATGGGAAATTGATCCTGTTGGACTTCGTATTTCACTTAAAAATCTATATGATCGTTATCGCATTCCACTCTTTGTTGTTGAAAATGGTCTTGGCGCCTTTGACAAAGTTGAAAAGGATGGGACGATTCAAGATGATTACCGAATTGATTACCTACGTGAACATATTATTGCCATCCGAGAAGCCATTGCAGATGGAGTAGAGGTAATGGGCTACACGAGCTGGGGCTGCATTGATTTAGTCAGTGCTTCAACAGGTGAATATTCAAAACGTTATGGCTACATTTATGTTGATAAACACGATGATGGATCAGGAACAATGGAGCGGAAGAAAAAAGCATCGTTTTATTGGTACAAAAAAGTAATTGAAACAAATGGACAAGAGTTGTAA
- a CDS encoding sialate O-acetylesterase: MKLSSLISNGMVIQRNKPLTISGEATANEKIEVTFLNKTYTTVAAENGKWSVTLDPAEAGGPHQLKIVGTEEIHIDDILVGDVWVLGGQSNMELPVNRTLDLFAEEMKAVNNPEIRHFSVPQVYNFHQPKEMLAGGEWKKATPEDVLNFSAIGYFFAAEIYRKHRVPIGLIATAVGGTPIEAWMREETLREVGGYDEILDKSKDDQYIKDTIEMEEKREQDWHQNLNQQDQGMVEKWYHPDTDTSTWESFDVPNSWADTELEPIRGAVWYQKTFNLPEDFKDQETTLSLGTLIDADHTYLNGELVGHTGYKYPPRRYPVPKGILKPGKNTVTVRLVSTESTGGFVKDMPYELITSEGHIPLTGTWKYKVGAITEGLKPKTFFQYFPRGLYNEMIASISDFPMTGVLWYQGESNIARPDGYHKLFERMVQDWRDTWQIGDFPFLFVQLANLETGEDDNESYWAKLRNEQLKSLQVKNTAMAVSFDVGEANDLHPQDKKTVGERLAKCANVLAYGKNIEYMGPLYQSHQVVGNEIEITFNHVGAGLTVKGDQLNGFVISGQDNIFKPAQAEIRDNKVIVKHPEITNPKHVRYGWSDNPENANLYNKDNLPASPFTTE; this comes from the coding sequence ATGAAATTATCCAGTTTAATTAGTAATGGAATGGTTATTCAACGGAACAAACCATTAACTATTTCGGGTGAAGCGACAGCTAACGAAAAAATTGAAGTTACATTTTTAAATAAAACATACACAACTGTCGCAGCTGAAAATGGTAAGTGGTCAGTTACACTTGATCCTGCTGAAGCAGGCGGACCTCATCAACTAAAAATAGTTGGAACTGAAGAAATACATATTGATGATATTTTAGTTGGTGATGTTTGGGTACTTGGTGGTCAATCAAATATGGAGCTGCCTGTAAATCGCACACTTGATTTATTTGCCGAAGAAATGAAAGCGGTTAATAATCCTGAAATTAGACATTTCAGTGTGCCTCAAGTATATAATTTCCATCAGCCTAAAGAAATGCTTGCTGGTGGCGAATGGAAAAAGGCTACTCCTGAAGATGTATTGAACTTTAGTGCAATTGGTTACTTCTTTGCCGCAGAAATTTACCGAAAGCATCGTGTGCCTATTGGACTTATTGCAACAGCAGTTGGTGGAACTCCGATAGAAGCTTGGATGCGTGAGGAAACTTTAAGAGAAGTCGGAGGCTATGACGAGATTCTTGATAAAAGTAAAGATGATCAATATATTAAAGACACGATTGAGATGGAAGAAAAACGTGAGCAAGACTGGCATCAAAATCTTAATCAACAAGATCAAGGAATGGTTGAAAAGTGGTATCACCCAGATACTGATACAAGCACTTGGGAATCATTTGATGTACCTAACTCATGGGCAGACACAGAATTAGAGCCAATTAGAGGAGCAGTTTGGTATCAGAAGACTTTTAATCTACCAGAAGATTTTAAAGATCAAGAAACAACGCTAAGTTTAGGTACTTTAATAGATGCTGATCATACTTATCTTAATGGTGAGCTAGTTGGACATACAGGATATAAATATCCACCTAGACGCTATCCAGTACCTAAAGGAATTTTAAAGCCAGGTAAAAACACAGTAACAGTAAGACTAGTTAGCACTGAATCTACTGGTGGATTTGTGAAGGATATGCCATACGAACTGATTACGAGTGAAGGTCATATACCTCTAACTGGAACATGGAAATATAAGGTTGGAGCTATCACAGAAGGACTTAAACCAAAAACATTCTTCCAATACTTCCCTAGAGGATTGTATAACGAGATGATTGCATCGATTTCTGATTTTCCAATGACTGGTGTACTTTGGTACCAAGGTGAATCAAACATAGCTCGTCCTGATGGTTATCATAAACTATTTGAAAGAATGGTTCAGGACTGGCGTGACACTTGGCAAATTGGTGACTTCCCATTCCTATTCGTACAGCTAGCTAATTTAGAAACTGGTGAAGATGATAACGAAAGCTACTGGGCTAAATTACGAAATGAACAATTAAAATCATTACAAGTGAAAAATACGGCAATGGCTGTATCATTTGATGTTGGAGAAGCCAATGACCTTCACCCTCAAGATAAGAAAACCGTTGGTGAACGTCTTGCAAAATGTGCAAATGTTTTAGCATATGGAAAAAATATCGAATATATGGGACCGCTTTATCAGTCACACCAGGTGGTCGGTAATGAAATTGAAATTACCTTTAATCATGTTGGGGCTGGATTAACAGTCAAAGGCGATCAATTAAATGGTTTTGTTATTTCAGGACAAGATAACATTTTCAAACCAGCTCAAGCTGAGATTAGAGACAATAAAGTTATCGTTAAACATCCAGAAATCACAAATCCTAAGCATGTTCGCTATGGTTGGTCAGATAACCCGGAAAATGCTAACCTTTATAACAAAGATAACTTACCAGCATCACCATTTACAACAGAATAA
- a CDS encoding CopY/TcrY family copper transport repressor encodes MTVDHEIKISDSEWEVMRVVWANNQVTSKEIIDVLEQKKAWKPATTKTFIGRLVKKDMLQVERSGKRYLYSTDVNEADFVKHMLKDLFENVCNRQKGGMIAYLLSQVPLSHDDIESITRILNKKRDEAVDVVPCNCLPGQCHCRTIKEK; translated from the coding sequence ATGACTGTCGATCATGAGATAAAAATATCAGACTCTGAATGGGAAGTTATGCGCGTTGTATGGGCGAATAATCAAGTGACTAGTAAAGAAATCATTGATGTATTAGAGCAAAAGAAAGCTTGGAAACCAGCGACAACTAAAACATTTATTGGTCGGTTAGTTAAGAAAGATATGTTACAAGTAGAACGTAGCGGTAAAAGATATCTTTACTCAACTGATGTGAACGAAGCAGATTTTGTTAAACATATGCTGAAAGATTTGTTTGAAAATGTTTGTAATCGGCAAAAAGGTGGTATGATTGCTTATTTACTAAGTCAAGTCCCTTTAAGTCATGATGATATAGAAAGCATTACAAGAATTTTAAATAAAAAACGTGACGAAGCAGTTGATGTTGTGCCGTGTAATTGTTTGCCAGGCCAATGTCACTGTAGAACGATTAAAGAAAAGTGA
- the copZ gene encoding copper chaperone CopZ: protein MKKIKLNITGMSCNHCLNRVQTALTELEGVEKAKVNLKKATASVKFDEMIQSPEAIANAVKEVGYQAEVAK, encoded by the coding sequence ATGAAAAAAATTAAACTTAATATAACTGGAATGAGTTGTAATCATTGTTTAAATCGTGTTCAAACGGCATTAACTGAGCTTGAAGGTGTAGAAAAGGCAAAGGTGAACTTAAAAAAAGCAACTGCTAGTGTAAAATTTGATGAAATGATACAAAGCCCTGAAGCTATAGCAAATGCAGTTAAGGAAGTCGGTTATCAAGCTGAAGTAGCAAAATAA